Proteins encoded by one window of Pseudomonas tructae:
- a CDS encoding LLM class oxidoreductase — translation MNPNLLGASAHAFAHHPGYQRMFAPQKLTLGVFLPLRFYRGDMAVLNGQAALVSEIDRLGFAGAWVRDVPLYDPHFGDAGQLFDPFAYLSYLAAHTKRIALATGSAIFTLRHPIDLAKAATTLDQLSGGRLVMGIASGDRPIEFPAYGLAHSERGERFAEAVRYFRQLLQVGDRPIESTLGQLSGAHLLPKPATGNIPLLVTGSSRQSMQWLGEQADGWLTFPDATENILGPRRLAEKIRAWRDCIPGGGFRPHVTNEWIDLDADPDFPRTALQGGYVLKTGRKGLIDLLGEWQDAGVNHAALGIQFCQRPAAEVIQELAEEILPLFSSHEGALPLRQDW, via the coding sequence ATGAACCCCAACCTCCTCGGCGCCAGCGCCCATGCGTTTGCCCACCACCCTGGCTATCAGCGCATGTTCGCCCCGCAAAAACTGACCTTGGGTGTCTTCCTGCCCCTGCGTTTCTATCGCGGCGACATGGCGGTGCTCAACGGGCAGGCTGCGCTGGTCAGCGAAATCGATCGCCTGGGCTTTGCCGGCGCCTGGGTACGTGATGTGCCGCTTTACGATCCACACTTTGGTGATGCTGGCCAGCTGTTCGACCCCTTTGCCTACCTGAGCTACCTGGCCGCGCACACCAAGCGCATCGCCCTGGCGACGGGAAGCGCGATCTTTACCTTGCGTCACCCGATCGACCTGGCCAAAGCCGCGACCACCCTCGACCAACTGTCAGGCGGACGCCTGGTGATGGGCATCGCTTCAGGGGACCGTCCCATAGAGTTTCCGGCCTATGGCCTGGCGCACAGTGAGCGTGGCGAACGCTTTGCCGAGGCTGTGCGCTATTTTCGCCAACTGCTGCAGGTTGGTGACCGGCCGATTGAATCCACGCTCGGCCAGCTCAGCGGCGCACACCTGCTGCCCAAACCCGCCACAGGCAACATCCCTCTGCTGGTCACCGGCAGCTCGCGCCAATCCATGCAGTGGCTGGGCGAACAAGCTGACGGATGGCTGACCTTTCCTGATGCCACCGAAAACATTCTTGGTCCACGACGCCTGGCCGAGAAAATCCGCGCCTGGCGCGACTGCATTCCCGGTGGTGGCTTTCGTCCGCACGTGACCAACGAGTGGATCGACCTGGATGCTGACCCCGATTTTCCACGTACGGCCCTGCAAGGTGGGTATGTGCTGAAAACCGGGCGAAAGGGCCTGATTGACCTGCTGGGAGAATGGCAGGATGCCGGGGTCAATCATGCGGCGCTGGGCATTCAGTTTTGCCAACGGCCAGCAGCCGAGGTGATTCAGGAGCTGGCAGAAGAAATACTGCCACTGTTTTCGTCCCACGAGGGGGCGTTGCCGTTGAGGCAGGATTGGTAG
- the phnN gene encoding phosphonate metabolism protein/1,5-bisphosphokinase (PRPP-forming) PhnN → MQHDASASRRTANPGRLVYLMGPSGAGKDSLLDAARSALQCQHVEIARRVITRSAEAKGEDALAVSLEQFEQMSAEGAFALQWRANGLAYGIPAQIDAWLAEGRTVLVNGSRAHLPLARERYPQLLPVLLSVAPQVLRQRLLSRGRESQEDIERRMERAQQVQVADRDVQVLDNSTSLSAAVQGLLVLLHQQGLLGSS, encoded by the coding sequence ATGCAGCATGACGCAAGCGCATCGCGGCGTACAGCGAACCCGGGTCGTCTGGTGTACCTGATGGGACCCTCAGGTGCCGGAAAAGATTCGCTGCTTGATGCGGCACGCTCAGCGCTGCAGTGCCAGCATGTCGAAATCGCTCGCCGGGTCATCACCCGTTCGGCTGAGGCCAAGGGTGAAGACGCACTGGCTGTTTCCCTTGAACAGTTCGAGCAGATGAGTGCCGAGGGCGCTTTCGCCTTGCAGTGGCGGGCCAATGGCCTGGCGTATGGTATTCCGGCGCAGATCGATGCCTGGCTGGCCGAGGGGCGCACCGTGCTGGTCAACGGCTCGCGTGCGCATTTGCCGCTGGCGCGCGAGCGTTATCCACAGTTGCTGCCGGTATTGCTCAGTGTTGCGCCACAGGTACTTCGCCAGCGTTTGCTGAGCCGTGGGCGGGAAAGCCAGGAGGACATCGAGCGGCGCATGGAGCGTGCGCAGCAGGTGCAAGTGGCCGACCGTGATGTGCAGGTGCTGGATAACTCCACATCGCTGAGCGCTGCTGTACAGGGTTTGCTGGTGTTGTTGCACCAGCAGGGCTTGCTCGGCTCTAGCTAG
- a CDS encoding glutathione S-transferase family protein has product MPLILYSDSSPNGFKITIALEELGLPYTLKHVQIDHGEHRQADFLKLNPHGRIPVLVDTECDITLFESAAILLYLAQKSGRLLPEHPSEHWAAITWLQFHAASMGPILGQRVYFELFAEQPCPEAITRYRRLSEELFSTLDQRLANHPWLAGNSYSIADIATFGWTHILQIIDFDFSQHPHLTAWHERVSQRPAVQRGIRLPAPATGP; this is encoded by the coding sequence ATGCCGTTGATTCTTTATAGCGATAGCTCACCTAATGGTTTCAAGATCACCATCGCCCTGGAAGAACTGGGGCTGCCCTACACCCTCAAGCACGTGCAGATCGACCACGGCGAGCATCGTCAGGCTGATTTTCTCAAGCTCAACCCCCATGGCCGCATCCCGGTGCTGGTGGATACCGAGTGCGATATAACACTGTTCGAGTCGGCGGCGATCCTGCTGTACCTGGCGCAAAAGAGCGGACGCCTGCTGCCGGAGCACCCCAGCGAGCACTGGGCGGCCATCACCTGGTTGCAGTTTCACGCCGCGAGCATGGGACCGATTCTGGGCCAGCGCGTGTATTTCGAACTGTTCGCCGAGCAGCCTTGCCCCGAGGCCATCACCCGCTACCGGCGCTTGAGCGAAGAACTGTTCAGCACCCTCGACCAGCGCCTGGCCAATCATCCTTGGCTGGCGGGCAACAGCTACTCGATCGCGGACATCGCCACCTTTGGCTGGACCCACATCCTGCAAATCATCGACTTCGACTTCAGCCAGCACCCACACCTGACTGCCTGGCATGAACGGGTCAGCCAGCGCCCCGCAGTGCAACGTGGCATCCGTCTACCAGCCCCTGCCACTGGCCCCTGA